A single Cucumis melo cultivar AY chromosome 4, USDA_Cmelo_AY_1.0, whole genome shotgun sequence DNA region contains:
- the LOC103502837 gene encoding uncharacterized protein LOC103502837 → MALNPNLFPNGMPVPFTNELFVLARDGVEFEIDKIPGANSDRVKAKGTIYLSNVRMVFVSNKPDPVFTAFDMPLLYVRDEKFNQPIFFCNNISGLVEPVVPEDQHRALYSTHSFKILFKEGGCGTFVPLFFNLLSSVRQYNQHMNAGPRVDPLQAAQTPVDEMMRHAYVDPNDPTKIFLQQPTTESQLRRRTYQSQPAENAM, encoded by the exons ATGGCTCTCAATCCTAATCTATTTCCAAATGGGATGCCCGTTCCCTTCACCAACGAGCTTTTCGTATTGGCTAGAGATGGcgttgaatttgagattgataaGATCCCCGG GGCTAATAGTGATCGTGTGAAAGCTAAAGGGACTATTTACTTATCAAATGTACGCATGGTCTTTGTCTCAAATAAACCAGATCCAGTCTTTACTGCATTCGACATGCCTTTG CTCTATGTTCGTGATGAGAAGTTTAACCAGCCAATATTTTTCTGCAACAATATATCTGGATTAGTTGAACCT GTGGTGCCTGAAGACCAGCACAGAGCTCTCTACTCAACTCACTCATTTAAGATTTTGTTCAAGGAAGGGGGATGCGGTACTTTTGTGCCACTCTTCTTCAACCTGCTGTCTTCAGTGAGGCAATACAATCAACATATGAATGCAGGTCCTCGAGTGGATCCATTGCAGGCAGCACAAACTCCTGTCGATGAAATGATGAGACATGC ATATGTTGATCCAAATGATCCAACCAAAATCTTCTTACAGCAGCCAACAACGGAGTCCCAGTTAAGGAGGCGAACATACCAATCCCAACCAGCTGAAAATGCAATGTGA
- the LOC103502836 gene encoding uncharacterized protein LOC103502836 has protein sequence MASLLKPTHTHRHPHSHPVLHHQSQRYHKFKLPIALVGRQSRHQFIQRSRINCNYQDSGNEQPPPSTSTALQLYSDIERLLTETVRQSQEAWGGLKDWTEVEGAWVLKPRNTTPKYVVHFVGGIFVGAAPQLTYRLFLERLSEKGVFIIATPYASGFDYFLIADEVQFKFDRCHRAFLDSVQDLPTFGIGHSLGSVIHLLIGSRYAVERSGNVLMAFNNKEASSAVPLFSPVLVPMAQSMGPLLSQIASSPTFRLGAEMTMKQLENLSPPIVKQVLPLVEQLPPLYMDLVRGRQDFTPKPEETRRIVKSYYGISRNLLIKFKDDTIDETLILAQLLSSESAISSMLDMSTRALPGNHGLPLQQGLPDIPPAMADAVNRGSELFSNLTAGTPWETVAKEVGNTLGVDSKILQAEASKDLNLLVEVVTSWMSSNIGPKLLRP, from the exons ATGGCCAGTCTGTTGAAGCCAACGCATACTCATCGGCATCCCCATTCCCATCCCGTCCTCCATCATCAATCACAAAGATATCACAAATTCAAGCTCCCCATAGCTCTAGTTGGTCGTCAATCTCGCCATCAGTTCATTCAACGCAGCCGAATCAACTGCAATTATCAAGACTCCGGCAACGAACAACCACCTCCTTCTACTTCCACTGCTTTGCAACTCTACTCCGATATTGAGAG ATTACTAACTGAGACAGTTAGGCAATCACAAGAGGCCTGGGGTGGTTTAAAAGATTGGACAGAAGTTGAG GGAGCATGGGTTCTCAAACCACGAAACACAACCCCAAAATATGTTGTACATTTTGTTGGGGGTATATTTGTTGGAGCTGCACCTCAGCTTACATATCGCTTGTTTTTGGAGCGCCTTTCCGAGAA GGGAGTTTTCATTATTGCAACACCCTATGCCAGTGGATTTGACTATTTCTTAATTGCGGATGAAGTGCAGTTTAAATTTGATAGGTGTCATCGGGCATTTCTTGACTCA GTACAAGATCTTCCCACTTTTGGTATTGGCCATTCTCTGGGATCTGTCATCCACCTTTTGATTG GATCAAGATATGCTGTGGAAAGAAGTGGAAATGTACTGATGGCATTCAATAACAAG GAGGCAAGCTCAGCCGTTCCTTTGTTCTCCCCGGTACTTGTTCCAATGGCTCAAAGCATGGGGCCTCTCTTATCACAAATTGCATCATCACCGACTTTTCGTCTAGGG GCAGAGATGACAATGAAACAATTAGAAAATCTTAGCCCTCCAATAGTGAAGCAAGTTCTTCCTTTAGTTGAGCAGTTGCCTCCCTTGTACATGGATTTGGTGAGAGGAAGACAAGATTTTACTCCAAAGCCGGAGGAAACTCGACGAATT GTGAAGTCATACTATGGCATCTCCCGCAATCTTCTCATAAAGTTCAAAGATGATACAATCGATGAAACTCTGATACTAGCTCAGTTGCTTAGCTCGGAGTCTGCAATTAGTTCAATGCTGGACATGTCAACTCGGGCGTTGCCTGGCAATCATGGGTTACCGTTGCAGCAG GGCCTTCCCGACATACCACCAGCAATGGCGGATGCTGTGAATAGAGGTAGTGAGCTCTTTTCCAATCTAACCGCTGGAACACCTTGGGAAACCGTTGCGAAGGAAGTGGGAAACACATTAGGGGTAGACTCGAAAATTCTCCAAGCTGAAGCATCCAAGGATTTAAACCTGCTTGTGGAAGTGGTAACatcttggatgtcttcaaacatAGGTCCGAAACTTTTGAGGCCATAG